In Pseudovibrio brasiliensis, the following are encoded in one genomic region:
- the tssC gene encoding type VI secretion system contractile sheath large subunit produces the protein MAEAEKQPEVEAEEAQVEAIDPNNFESLLKQEFKPKSDSAKEAVEGAVATLAEQALANTTLISDDTLKSIEAIVAEIDKKLSEQMQQILHHEDFQSLEGTWRGLHYLVNNTETDEMLKIRVMNISKKDLSKTLKKYKGTAWDQSPVFKKIYEEEYGQFGGEPYGVLIGDYYFDHTPPDVALLNEMAEIAAAAHAPFIAGASPTLFQMESWQELSNPRDLTKIFQTPEYAAWRSLREAEDSRYIGLAMPRFLARLPYGPNTEPVEEFDFEEDTSGADSKKYVWSNSAFAMATNITRSFKMYGWCSRIRGVESGGAVEGLPAHTFPTDDGGVDMKCPTEIAITDRREAELAKNGMMPLLHRKNSDLAAFIGAQSLQKPAEYTDPDATANANLAARLPYLFASCRFAHYLKCIVRDKIGSFKERQDLQNWLQDWIMRYVDGDPAGSSEQTKAEKPLASAEVVVEADDSNPGYYSAKFFLRPHYQLEGLTVSLRLVSKLPSAKGG, from the coding sequence ATGGCTGAAGCTGAGAAACAACCGGAAGTCGAAGCCGAAGAGGCGCAGGTTGAAGCTATTGATCCCAATAACTTTGAATCTCTTCTCAAACAAGAATTCAAGCCGAAATCAGACAGTGCAAAAGAAGCCGTAGAAGGTGCAGTAGCAACACTGGCCGAACAGGCTTTGGCAAACACGACCCTGATTTCGGATGATACGCTTAAGTCGATTGAGGCAATCGTTGCTGAGATAGACAAGAAACTCTCTGAGCAGATGCAGCAGATCCTCCACCACGAAGATTTCCAGAGTCTGGAAGGTACGTGGCGCGGTCTGCATTATCTCGTCAACAACACTGAAACCGACGAGATGCTGAAGATCCGGGTGATGAATATCTCCAAGAAAGACCTCAGCAAAACCCTGAAGAAGTATAAGGGTACTGCTTGGGATCAGAGCCCGGTCTTCAAGAAAATCTACGAAGAAGAATATGGCCAGTTTGGCGGCGAACCTTATGGCGTGCTGATCGGTGATTACTATTTCGATCACACTCCACCAGATGTAGCTCTTCTCAACGAGATGGCAGAGATTGCAGCGGCGGCACACGCGCCCTTCATTGCGGGTGCTAGCCCTACACTCTTCCAGATGGAATCCTGGCAAGAACTATCCAACCCTCGCGATCTCACCAAAATCTTCCAGACACCAGAATATGCAGCATGGCGATCCCTGCGTGAAGCAGAAGACTCTCGCTATATTGGCCTTGCAATGCCGCGCTTCCTGGCTCGTTTGCCCTATGGTCCAAATACGGAACCGGTGGAAGAGTTCGATTTTGAAGAAGACACCTCAGGTGCCGATTCAAAGAAATATGTCTGGTCCAACTCAGCGTTTGCGATGGCGACTAACATCACCCGATCCTTCAAGATGTATGGTTGGTGTTCCCGTATCCGCGGTGTTGAATCTGGTGGTGCTGTTGAGGGACTGCCTGCTCACACCTTCCCAACGGATGATGGCGGCGTGGACATGAAGTGTCCGACCGAGATTGCGATCACCGACCGGCGCGAAGCAGAGCTTGCAAAGAATGGCATGATGCCATTGCTACACCGCAAGAATTCTGACCTAGCTGCGTTCATCGGCGCACAGTCATTACAGAAGCCTGCAGAGTATACAGACCCGGATGCAACAGCAAACGCCAACCTTGCAGCTAGGTTACCTTACTTATTTGCGAGTTGTCGGTTCGCTCACTATCTAAAATGTATTGTTCGGGACAAGATTGGCTCGTTCAAAGAACGTCAGGATTTGCAGAACTGGCTTCAGGATTGGATCATGCGTTACGTAGATGGCGATCCTGCTGGTTCAAGTGAACAGACCAAGGCAGAAAAACCCTTGGCCTCGGCTGAAGTAGTCGTTGAAGCAGACGATTCAAACCCAGGCTACTACAGCGCGAAGTTCTTCCTGCGTCCGCATTACCAGCTGGAAGGACTGACTGTGTCCTTGCGACTGGTTTCAAAACTTCCGTCAGCCAAGGGAGGCTAA
- the tssB gene encoding type VI secretion system contractile sheath small subunit, with protein sequence MAKQSSQKFIARNRAPRVQIEYDVELYGAEKTIQLPFVAGVMADLSGKPEDPLPPVGDRKALEIDVDNFDERMKSMKPRVAFRVPNTLTGEGNLSVDLTFESMDDFSPAAVARKVDALRTLLEARTQLANLMTYMDGKSGAEELIGKVLNDPALLQTLAAAPKEGDAAAEEKDENNG encoded by the coding sequence ATGGCAAAACAAAGTAGTCAGAAATTTATAGCGAGGAACAGAGCCCCTCGAGTTCAGATTGAATACGATGTTGAACTGTATGGCGCGGAAAAAACAATCCAGCTTCCATTTGTGGCTGGTGTTATGGCTGACCTTTCAGGCAAGCCAGAGGATCCGCTTCCTCCTGTAGGAGATCGAAAAGCTCTCGAAATTGACGTCGACAATTTTGATGAACGCATGAAGTCTATGAAGCCGCGTGTTGCGTTCCGTGTTCCCAACACACTTACAGGTGAAGGCAATCTCAGCGTTGATCTGACATTCGAGAGCATGGACGATTTCTCGCCTGCAGCGGTTGCCCGTAAGGTTGATGCCCTGCGTACCCTGCTAGAAGCCCGCACCCAGCTCGCAAACCTGATGACCTACATGGACGGCAAGTCCGGCGCCGAGGAATTGATCGGCAAGGTTTTGAATGATCCTGCCCTTTTGCAAACACTAGCTGCCGCACCGAAGGAAGGTGATGCTGCTGCTGAAGAGAAGGACGAGAATAATGGCTGA
- the tssA gene encoding type VI secretion system protein TssA encodes MDPTASLQPIEENAPCGPDLEYDPDFLTMETAASGTQDHQIGEAIIKGEEPDWKEALRLSTQLLTRTYDLRVAIIHAQSLIAIEGFPGFAKGLEFIAQMLDTFWDTLHPELDPAEGHDPIMRANVLSALNDRRTTLTLLRNTALVQSRIFGAWSLNEIAIARGEAELPEGRDRPDIASYDAALRETDRENIAEVVNAIETAIKTSEHVRDFFAQHGGLILDDLLRELRQAQFLLAPALELEEEEDEEDEEDSSEEEGAVKARSGKKSASFTGTVINRTDVLRALDEVCAYYKRSEPSSPVPLLLGRARRLVDLDFYSIIKDLAPDGEAQVLNIRGSRPEDDDEHGSID; translated from the coding sequence ATGGATCCAACGGCTTCCCTTCAACCTATTGAGGAGAACGCACCTTGCGGGCCGGATCTTGAGTACGATCCTGACTTCCTGACGATGGAAACTGCTGCCAGTGGCACCCAGGATCATCAGATCGGGGAAGCCATTATCAAGGGTGAAGAGCCCGACTGGAAAGAAGCTCTCCGACTTTCAACGCAGCTTCTCACCAGAACCTATGATCTTCGGGTTGCCATAATCCATGCACAATCACTCATTGCAATCGAAGGCTTTCCAGGCTTCGCCAAAGGCCTGGAATTCATTGCACAAATGCTGGATACCTTCTGGGATACTCTGCACCCTGAATTGGATCCGGCTGAGGGTCATGACCCCATCATGCGTGCCAATGTCTTGTCCGCTCTCAATGACAGACGCACAACCCTCACTTTGCTCCGAAACACTGCCCTAGTGCAGTCGCGCATCTTCGGAGCATGGTCTCTCAACGAGATTGCTATCGCCCGCGGTGAGGCAGAACTGCCTGAAGGTCGTGACCGACCAGACATCGCCTCTTACGATGCGGCCCTCAGGGAGACAGATCGCGAAAACATTGCTGAGGTCGTTAATGCAATCGAAACTGCGATCAAAACATCCGAGCACGTTCGCGACTTCTTTGCTCAACATGGTGGCCTGATCCTTGATGATCTGCTTCGCGAACTGCGGCAAGCCCAGTTTTTATTAGCTCCAGCCTTGGAGTTGGAAGAGGAGGAGGACGAAGAAGACGAAGAGGATTCCTCTGAGGAAGAAGGTGCAGTTAAAGCCCGTTCCGGTAAGAAAAGCGCAAGTTTTACCGGAACAGTTATAAACCGAACTGACGTGTTAAGGGCTCTTGATGAAGTTTGTGCGTATTACAAGCGTAGTGAACCTTCAAGTCCGGTTCCTCTTCTACTGGGTCGGGCCCGACGTCTCGTTGATCTCGACTTCTATTCCATCATCAAGGACCTCGCTCCTGATGGGGAGGCACAAGTTTTGAATATCCGAGGGTCACGTCCCGAGGACGATGACGAACACGGTTCAATCGACTAA
- a CDS encoding protein kinase domain-containing protein translates to MNEPAKRTSTSTVRFYKCPTSNRMLAEKKLISKTAPQQLLMREAKALQHLAGSIAPTFVELKEERGEISLIMEKVESETLSRVLNEASLSSDQRARLCRCLIKTINQLHKNGVAHLDLAPNNILLSNQSAYGVVLLDFAYCAFAEELPFMRPRSSFAGHLNYAAPEQLGLGANMISDKADLYALGLIIREFFGYQDHIKNNYDDAIEFRRHSSDLSKMPPDWRQMVTHLLKFAPDERVRILTHNDYSTWS, encoded by the coding sequence GTGAACGAGCCTGCAAAGCGCACATCAACCAGCACTGTCAGGTTTTACAAGTGTCCCACGTCAAATCGCATGTTGGCGGAAAAGAAACTCATCTCAAAAACGGCGCCACAGCAACTTTTGATGCGTGAAGCAAAGGCGTTACAGCACCTTGCCGGATCGATTGCACCAACCTTTGTTGAGCTGAAAGAAGAGCGCGGTGAAATCAGTCTGATTATGGAGAAGGTAGAGAGTGAAACCTTGTCCCGTGTGCTGAATGAAGCATCACTTTCTTCTGACCAGAGGGCCAGACTTTGCCGTTGCCTGATCAAGACAATCAATCAGCTTCACAAGAATGGAGTTGCACACCTGGATTTGGCTCCAAATAACATCTTACTCAGCAACCAGAGCGCGTATGGTGTTGTTCTCTTGGATTTTGCTTACTGCGCTTTCGCTGAGGAGTTGCCTTTCATGCGCCCACGCAGCAGCTTTGCCGGTCATTTGAACTATGCAGCACCAGAACAGTTGGGACTGGGGGCCAATATGATTTCTGATAAGGCTGATCTGTATGCTTTGGGACTGATCATTCGCGAATTCTTCGGATATCAAGACCACATAAAAAACAATTACGATGATGCAATCGAGTTTCGTCGACACAGCTCTGATCTTAGCAAAATGCCGCCAGATTGGCGGCAAATGGTTACTCACCTACTGAAATTTGCACCAGATGAGCGCGTCAGAATATTAACGCACAACGACTACAGCACTTGGTCGTAG